A window of the Alnus glutinosa chromosome 4, dhAlnGlut1.1, whole genome shotgun sequence genome harbors these coding sequences:
- the LOC133865581 gene encoding uncharacterized protein LOC133865581 isoform X1 produces the protein MERLVAAGETTSPSEYVSWEEVLVSSDKGRREVHYFLKRRDGASDLAVIGKEKSLRHMSYHYAIRDRALLPSSSSLSKLKSRREVVDWLSFIVSDSPPQHQDTSHLAGVFLDGKDACELDVQTLKDNHLKKLGHHTKEFQWLGSPWTCKKKRRHYPSFRRNSVKISVYDFVHVLAEEDKRLVAHLEDMYEDSRGNKMVVVRWFHKIDEVGIILPHNFNDREIFFSLCLQDLSIECIDGLATVLSPQHFEKFLNEATHTRLEPFVCYKQFENDDVKPFDITQVKGYWKQEILIYMYTLSPSNAHGNSQHFDGLKAEENVNDTIGIRPKKRLCRSKEDVHLQFTNRIEPMHATLVDVNNLCNSGIDRKSETEICSIGGGGSAAILSKGNVNQNPLQYLTVGSQVEVLSQDSGIRGCWFRALIIKKHKDKVKVQYKDILDATDEAKKLEEWILASRVAALDHLGLRISGRTTVRPPPQSNKGRVSWAVEVGAVVDVWRHDGWWEGIVIKKESEDKLHIYFPGEKQESIFGRVDLRHSQEWLGSGWKDVKDRPDLVNLILSSLETKPVAGEISDGKSTQSTDPYSRHSRQDEIGSSDFRLDSEDDKAKLLEAVRDLSKDDYLARLRWKSSRKRRRGGGISVQKLRSSYNDSKIMSCERFLIPTSMKVDHENCKYMGDSLFSTSVVSTLTSLVMSM, from the exons ATGGAAAGGTTGGTGGCGGCCGGAGAAACGACGTCGCCGTCGGAGTACGTGAGCTGGGAGGAGGTGCTCGTGTCGAGCGACAAGGGGAGGAGAGAGGTTCATTACTTTCTGAAGAGGAGGGATGGAGCGTCAGATCTGGCGGTGATAGGGAAGGAGAAGAGCCTGAGGCACATGTCGTACCACTATGCGATTAGGGACCGAGCGCTCCTTCCCTCTTCTTCGTCGCTCTCGAAGCTCAAGTCTCGCAGAGAGGTCGTTGATTGGCTCAGCTTCATCGTTTCAG ATTCACCACCTCAACATCAAGACACATCCCATTTGGCCGGTGTCTTTTTGGATGGTAAAGATGCTTGTGAGTTGGATGTTCAAACCTTGAAG gACAACCATTTGAAGAAGCTGGGCCATCATACTAAAGAATTTCAATGGTTAGGTTCTCCTTGGACTTGCAAGAAAAAACGGAGGCATTATCCGTCTTTTCGCAGAAATAGTGTCAAAATCTCT GTTTATGACTTTGTACATGTTTTAGCGGAAGAGGATAAACGTCTTGTAGCTCACCTAGAAGACATGTACGAGGACTCTCGAGGCAACAAGATGGTTGTGGTACGATGGTTTCATAAAATTGATGAGGTTGGTATTATTTTGCCTCACAATTTTAATGACAGAgagattttcttttctctttgtcTTCAAGATCTCAGTATTGAATGCATCGATGGATTGGCTACCGTACTCAGTCCCCAAcattttgagaaatttctgAATGAGGCTACACATACTCGGTTGGAACCATTTGTTTGCTACAAGCAGTTTGAAAATGATGATGTCAAGCCCTTCGACATAACACAAGTTAAAGGTTACTGGAAACAGGAAATACTCATATATATGTACACTCTTTCTCCTTCAAATGCTCATGGGAATTCTCAGCATTTTGATGGCCTGAAAGCTGAAGAAAATGTCAATGATACCATCGGGATCAGACCTAAAAAGAGGCTTTGCCGGTCAAAAGAAGATGTGCACTTGCAATTCACTAACAGAATAGAGCCAATGCATGCAACATTGGTGGATGTTAACAATTTATGCAACAGTGGCATTGAtagaaaaagtgaaactgaAATATGCAGTATAGGAGGTGGAGGTTCTGCTGCCATTTTATCCAAAGGAAATGTAAATCAGAACCCTCTGCAGTATTTAACTGTAGGTTCTCAAGTGGAAGTTCTCTCTCAAGACAGTGGTATTAGAGGGTGCTGGTTTAGAGCTTTGATAATCAAGAAGCACAAAGATAAGGTGAAGGTTCAATACAAAGATATTCTGGATGCCACTGATGAAGCCAAAAAACTTGAG GAATGGATTTTAGCATCCAGGGTTGCAGCTCTTGATCATCTGGGCCTCCGAATTTCTGGGAGGACAACTGTTCGGCCACCTCCACAGTCTAATAAAGGCAGAGTTTCGTGGGCTGTCGAAGTTGGGGCTGTTGTTGATGTGTGGCGGCATGATGGGTGGTGGGAAGGCATTGTAATAAAGAAGGAATCTGAAGATAAACTACATATCTATTTTCCAG GAGAAAAGCAGGAATCAATATTTGGCCGTGTTGACTTGAGACATTCCCAAGAATGGTTGGGAAGTGGGTGGAAAGATGTAAAGGACAGACCGGACCTTGTTAACCTAATATTATCTAGCTTAGAAACAAAGCCAGTTGCAGGGGAAATTTCTGATGGCAAATCTACCCAATCAACCGATCCTTATAGCAGACATTCAAGGCAAGATGAAATTGGGTCTAGTGATTTTCGTTTGGACTCTGAAGATGACAAGGCAAAATTGTTGGAGGCAGTTCGAGATCTCTCAAAGGATGATTATCTTGCTCGGTTAAGATGGAAGTCATCGAGGAAGAGAAGACGCGGTGGTGGAATCTCTGTCCAGAAGCTGCGCAGCAGTTACAATGATAGTAAAATCATGTCGTGTGAGAGATTTTTGATTCCCACATCGATGAAGGTGGATCATGAGAACTGCAAGTACATGGGTGATTCTCTTTTCAGTACTTCGGTTGTGTCGACTCTAACAAGCTTGGTTATGTCTATGTGA
- the LOC133865361 gene encoding uncharacterized protein LOC133865361 isoform X2, translated as MMALVDQQKKGLPGTGIGKSESFLLSETSLASLESLTMPLVQEVVLSADIRCAECQKRVADIMARMNGIGKSSTQQVAAVCRNPLDKVAMIRRIFRSSRR; from the exons ATGATGGCTCTTGTTGATCAGCAGAAGAAGGGGCTTCCAGGAACTGGGATAGGAAAGTCGGAGAGTTTCCTGCTTTCTGAAACCAGCCTTGCCTCTCTTGAATCTTTAACCATGCCTCTT GTCCAGGAAGTTGTTCTCTCGGCAGATATTCGATGTGCAGAATGTCAGAAGAGAGTAGCTGACATAATGGCCAGAATGAATG GTATTGGTAAATCATCCACGCAGCAAGTTGCTGCCGTATGTAGGAATCCTCTTGACAAAGTCGCCATGATTAGACGGATATTCCGCTCTTCTCGCCGTTGA
- the LOC133865581 gene encoding uncharacterized protein LOC133865581 isoform X2, with product MLPKFLDSPPQHQDTSHLAGVFLDGKDACELDVQTLKDNHLKKLGHHTKEFQWLGSPWTCKKKRRHYPSFRRNSVKISVYDFVHVLAEEDKRLVAHLEDMYEDSRGNKMVVVRWFHKIDEVGIILPHNFNDREIFFSLCLQDLSIECIDGLATVLSPQHFEKFLNEATHTRLEPFVCYKQFENDDVKPFDITQVKGYWKQEILIYMYTLSPSNAHGNSQHFDGLKAEENVNDTIGIRPKKRLCRSKEDVHLQFTNRIEPMHATLVDVNNLCNSGIDRKSETEICSIGGGGSAAILSKGNVNQNPLQYLTVGSQVEVLSQDSGIRGCWFRALIIKKHKDKVKVQYKDILDATDEAKKLEEWILASRVAALDHLGLRISGRTTVRPPPQSNKGRVSWAVEVGAVVDVWRHDGWWEGIVIKKESEDKLHIYFPGEKQESIFGRVDLRHSQEWLGSGWKDVKDRPDLVNLILSSLETKPVAGEISDGKSTQSTDPYSRHSRQDEIGSSDFRLDSEDDKAKLLEAVRDLSKDDYLARLRWKSSRKRRRGGGISVQKLRSSYNDSKIMSCERFLIPTSMKVDHENCKYMGDSLFSTSVVSTLTSLVMSM from the exons ATGCTTCCAAAATTTCTAG ATTCACCACCTCAACATCAAGACACATCCCATTTGGCCGGTGTCTTTTTGGATGGTAAAGATGCTTGTGAGTTGGATGTTCAAACCTTGAAG gACAACCATTTGAAGAAGCTGGGCCATCATACTAAAGAATTTCAATGGTTAGGTTCTCCTTGGACTTGCAAGAAAAAACGGAGGCATTATCCGTCTTTTCGCAGAAATAGTGTCAAAATCTCT GTTTATGACTTTGTACATGTTTTAGCGGAAGAGGATAAACGTCTTGTAGCTCACCTAGAAGACATGTACGAGGACTCTCGAGGCAACAAGATGGTTGTGGTACGATGGTTTCATAAAATTGATGAGGTTGGTATTATTTTGCCTCACAATTTTAATGACAGAgagattttcttttctctttgtcTTCAAGATCTCAGTATTGAATGCATCGATGGATTGGCTACCGTACTCAGTCCCCAAcattttgagaaatttctgAATGAGGCTACACATACTCGGTTGGAACCATTTGTTTGCTACAAGCAGTTTGAAAATGATGATGTCAAGCCCTTCGACATAACACAAGTTAAAGGTTACTGGAAACAGGAAATACTCATATATATGTACACTCTTTCTCCTTCAAATGCTCATGGGAATTCTCAGCATTTTGATGGCCTGAAAGCTGAAGAAAATGTCAATGATACCATCGGGATCAGACCTAAAAAGAGGCTTTGCCGGTCAAAAGAAGATGTGCACTTGCAATTCACTAACAGAATAGAGCCAATGCATGCAACATTGGTGGATGTTAACAATTTATGCAACAGTGGCATTGAtagaaaaagtgaaactgaAATATGCAGTATAGGAGGTGGAGGTTCTGCTGCCATTTTATCCAAAGGAAATGTAAATCAGAACCCTCTGCAGTATTTAACTGTAGGTTCTCAAGTGGAAGTTCTCTCTCAAGACAGTGGTATTAGAGGGTGCTGGTTTAGAGCTTTGATAATCAAGAAGCACAAAGATAAGGTGAAGGTTCAATACAAAGATATTCTGGATGCCACTGATGAAGCCAAAAAACTTGAG GAATGGATTTTAGCATCCAGGGTTGCAGCTCTTGATCATCTGGGCCTCCGAATTTCTGGGAGGACAACTGTTCGGCCACCTCCACAGTCTAATAAAGGCAGAGTTTCGTGGGCTGTCGAAGTTGGGGCTGTTGTTGATGTGTGGCGGCATGATGGGTGGTGGGAAGGCATTGTAATAAAGAAGGAATCTGAAGATAAACTACATATCTATTTTCCAG GAGAAAAGCAGGAATCAATATTTGGCCGTGTTGACTTGAGACATTCCCAAGAATGGTTGGGAAGTGGGTGGAAAGATGTAAAGGACAGACCGGACCTTGTTAACCTAATATTATCTAGCTTAGAAACAAAGCCAGTTGCAGGGGAAATTTCTGATGGCAAATCTACCCAATCAACCGATCCTTATAGCAGACATTCAAGGCAAGATGAAATTGGGTCTAGTGATTTTCGTTTGGACTCTGAAGATGACAAGGCAAAATTGTTGGAGGCAGTTCGAGATCTCTCAAAGGATGATTATCTTGCTCGGTTAAGATGGAAGTCATCGAGGAAGAGAAGACGCGGTGGTGGAATCTCTGTCCAGAAGCTGCGCAGCAGTTACAATGATAGTAAAATCATGTCGTGTGAGAGATTTTTGATTCCCACATCGATGAAGGTGGATCATGAGAACTGCAAGTACATGGGTGATTCTCTTTTCAGTACTTCGGTTGTGTCGACTCTAACAAGCTTGGTTATGTCTATGTGA
- the LOC133865361 gene encoding uncharacterized protein LOC133865361 isoform X1: protein MMALVDQQKKGLPGTGIGKSESFLLSETSLASLESLTMPLVQEVVLSADIRCAECQKRVADIMARMNGTESVVVNVLEKKVTLTSRYAGIGKSSTQQVAAVCRNPLDKVAMIRRIFRSSRR from the exons ATGATGGCTCTTGTTGATCAGCAGAAGAAGGGGCTTCCAGGAACTGGGATAGGAAAGTCGGAGAGTTTCCTGCTTTCTGAAACCAGCCTTGCCTCTCTTGAATCTTTAACCATGCCTCTT GTCCAGGAAGTTGTTCTCTCGGCAGATATTCGATGTGCAGAATGTCAGAAGAGAGTAGCTGACATAATGGCCAGAATGAATG GGACAGAGTCGGTGGTGGTGAATGTTTTGGAAAAGAAGGTGACACTAACAAGTAGATATGCAGGTATTGGTAAATCATCCACGCAGCAAGTTGCTGCCGTATGTAGGAATCCTCTTGACAAAGTCGCCATGATTAGACGGATATTCCGCTCTTCTCGCCGTTGA
- the LOC133865362 gene encoding heavy metal-associated isoprenylated plant protein 7, giving the protein MTKTVVSNPANSLLFMPGKYYCMVMRINVDCNACCRKLRRIILNMKEIESHLIEKQQHSVYVSGIFRPSDVAIKIRKKMNRRVEILEIQELNATTEEGDPNQQAGG; this is encoded by the exons ATGACGAAAACAGTGGTGTCAAATCCTGCCAATTCCCTCCTCTTCATGCCAGGAAAG TATTATTGCATGGTGATGAGGATCAACGTTGACTGCAATGCTTGTTGCAGGAAATTAAGAAGAATCATTCTAAACATGAAAG AAATAGAGTCGCATTTGATTGAGAAGCAGCAGCACAGTGTGTATGTAAGCGGGATATTTAGACCCTCGGATGTGGCAATAAAGATAAGAAAGAAGATGAACCGCAGAGTCGAAATTCTGGAAATTCAGGAGCTCAACGCCACCACGGAAGAAGGAGACCCAAATCAACAGGCTGGTGGCTAA